A single genomic interval of Lactococcus sp. S-13 harbors:
- a CDS encoding PstS family phosphate ABC transporter substrate-binding protein yields the protein MKKKILVGLIAAGALLTLAACGSSNSSSSSSSQSSDKALSGKIIAGGSTALQPLAQQSSTEFMAKNPNVQVTVQGGGSGVGLTQVATGSFQIGNSDIFAEEKSGIDASAITDHKVAVVGFAPIINADIDVKNLTSQQLQDVFTGKVTNWKEVGGQNQKITVISRTEGSGTRVNFDRLALGGATEVSGPAQDASGSVVQMVGQTPGAISYVALSYVETSKDIKAVSIDGVEPTEENVVTNAYKVWSYEHMYTNTKKETAAEKAFIKYVANNEKDIKKLGYIPIGDMKVERDAEGNITKK from the coding sequence ATGAAAAAGAAAATTCTTGTTGGTCTAATCGCTGCTGGCGCTCTTTTAACTTTAGCTGCTTGTGGCTCGTCTAATAGCTCATCATCTAGTTCATCACAATCTTCTGATAAAGCTCTTTCAGGTAAGATTATTGCTGGTGGTTCAACAGCTCTCCAGCCATTAGCGCAGCAGTCTTCTACGGAGTTTATGGCAAAAAATCCTAATGTTCAAGTGACTGTTCAAGGGGGCGGTTCTGGTGTTGGTTTGACTCAAGTTGCGACAGGTTCATTCCAAATTGGGAATTCTGACATTTTCGCTGAAGAAAAATCCGGAATTGATGCGTCAGCTATCACTGATCATAAAGTAGCTGTTGTTGGCTTTGCACCAATTATAAATGCTGATATTGATGTTAAAAATCTAACTTCTCAACAGCTTCAAGATGTTTTTACAGGTAAAGTGACAAACTGGAAAGAAGTAGGCGGGCAAAATCAAAAAATCACAGTAATTAGCCGTACAGAGGGTTCTGGGACACGCGTAAACTTTGACCGTTTAGCACTTGGTGGAGCAACGGAAGTTAGTGGACCTGCTCAAGATGCTTCAGGATCAGTTGTACAAATGGTTGGGCAAACTCCAGGAGCTATCTCCTATGTTGCACTTTCTTATGTTGAAACAAGCAAAGATATTAAAGCAGTATCAATTGATGGAGTTGAGCCAACTGAAGAAAATGTTGTAACCAACGCATATAAAGTTTGGTCATATGAACATATGTATACAAACACTAAAAAGGAGACTGCAGCTGAGAAAGCTTTCATCAAATATGTGGCAAACAATGAAAAAGATATCAAAAAATTGGGCTACATTCCAATTGGTGATATGAAAGTTGAGCGTGATGCTGAAGGGAATATCACTAAAAAATAA
- the smpB gene encoding SsrA-binding protein SmpB, producing the protein MVKNTEDKPLAQNKKARHDYEIYETFEAGIVLTGTEIKSVRQAKIQLKDGFARVRNGEVWLSNVHIAPFEQGNIFNVEELRTRKLLLKKAEIAKIDKELTGTGITFIPLKVYLKNGFAKVLMGLARGKKDYDKRETLKRKEQNRDIARQIKAYNR; encoded by the coding sequence ATGGTAAAAAACACAGAAGACAAGCCGTTAGCTCAGAATAAAAAAGCGCGGCATGATTATGAAATTTATGAAACTTTTGAGGCGGGAATAGTGCTGACAGGAACGGAGATTAAGTCCGTGCGTCAGGCAAAAATTCAACTTAAAGATGGCTTTGCACGTGTTCGAAATGGGGAAGTTTGGCTGTCAAATGTACATATTGCACCTTTTGAGCAGGGCAATATTTTTAATGTGGAAGAATTACGTACTCGAAAATTGTTACTGAAAAAAGCAGAGATTGCAAAAATTGATAAAGAACTAACTGGTACGGGGATAACATTTATTCCATTGAAAGTATATCTAAAGAACGGATTTGCCAAAGTTCTAATGGGACTTGCGCGTGGGAAAAAAGATTATGATAAGCGCGAAACCTTAAAACGTAAAGAACAAAATCGAGATATTGCGCGACAAATCAAGGCTTATAATCGTTAG
- a CDS encoding GDSL-type esterase/lipase family protein — MKITIFGDSVTNGFGMDEGGSSTILARLIEQKRPDIKVILYGMNGDDTYGALFRLKYVAQEAADLNFVFFGANDASPYHLIRLQEFQDNLAQIISRLGPKKTILITPPFYNDDEPMHYSKLSEVKLFRQATIDLAERKGIQVIDIFQTMSEHENPKGLLRADGIHFTPETYELLAEEILRSIKEFVQ, encoded by the coding sequence ATGAAAATCACGATTTTTGGCGATTCAGTAACAAATGGTTTTGGGATGGACGAGGGCGGTTCATCAACGATTTTAGCTCGCTTAATTGAGCAAAAGCGCCCTGATATAAAAGTTATCCTCTATGGAATGAATGGCGATGACACTTATGGGGCCTTATTTCGTCTCAAATATGTTGCTCAAGAAGCAGCAGATTTAAACTTTGTCTTTTTTGGAGCAAATGATGCTTCACCTTATCATCTGATTCGCCTACAAGAGTTTCAGGATAATTTGGCACAAATTATTTCTCGTTTAGGACCGAAAAAAACGATTTTGATTACTCCTCCTTTTTACAACGATGACGAGCCCATGCATTATAGCAAGTTGTCCGAAGTAAAACTTTTTCGGCAGGCAACAATTGATCTGGCTGAGAGAAAAGGAATTCAAGTTATTGATATTTTTCAAACAATGTCAGAACATGAAAACCCAAAAGGCTTGTTGAGAGCAGATGGGATACATTTTACGCCGGAAACCTATGAGCTCTTAGCTGAAGAGATTTTGCGAAGCATTAAAGAATTTGTTCAATAA
- the alaS gene encoding alanine--tRNA ligase, which translates to MKTMTSAEVRQMFLDFFKSKGHTIEPSQSLVPVNDPTLLWINSGVATLKKYFDGSVVPENPRITNAQKAIRTNDIENVGKTARHHTMFEMLGNFSIGDYFRNEAIAFGWELLTSSEWFDFPAEKLYITYYPDDKDTFNRWVEVGVDPSHLIPIEDNFWEIGAGPSGPDTEIFFDRGEIYDPENVGLKLLAEDIENDRYIEIWNIVLSQFNANPAIPRSEYPELPQKNIDTGMGLERMVCIIQGGKTNFDTDLFLPIIREIERLSGKTYSPDTENMSFKVIADHIRSLSFAIGDGALPGNEGRGYVLRRLLRRAVMHGKKLGIQGKFLASLVPTVGKIMQSYYPEVLEKQDFIMQIIDREEETFNRTIDAGQKLIDELLVNLKAEGKDTLDGVDIFRLYDTYGFPVELTEELAEDEGFKIDHEGFKAAMKEQQDRARAAVVKGGSMGSQNETLSSIEVESIFLYDEHQAQAKLLVAVKEDEKVETVTGHAQLVFDVTPFYAEMGGQVADHGVIKNAAGQVVANVVDVQHSPHGQNLHAVEILSTLKVGESYTLEIDEARRNAVVKNHTATHLLHAALHTVVGNHALQAGSLNETDFLRFDFTHFAQVTKEELAAIEQEVNEKIWENIAVETRTDLTVDQAKELGAAALFGEKYGKNVRVVIIGDYSIELCGGTHTQSTSEIGLFKIVKEEGIGSGVRRIIAVTGQKAYEAFKNAENTLAEVATVVKAPQASQVVAKVSSLQEEFKTLQKENDALAGKLAASQSDEIFKDVKTAGDTSFIASQVTVPDANGLRNLADIWKQKELSDVLVLVAKIGEKVSLLVASKSSVVKAGNLVKELAPFVDGRGGGKPDMAMAGGSNASGIPELLAAVSEKLV; encoded by the coding sequence ATGAAAACCATGACTTCTGCAGAAGTTCGCCAAATGTTCCTCGACTTTTTCAAGTCAAAAGGCCACACAATTGAGCCATCACAAAGCCTCGTTCCTGTGAACGATCCAACTTTGTTGTGGATCAATTCTGGAGTTGCTACCCTCAAAAAATATTTTGACGGATCAGTAGTGCCAGAAAATCCACGGATTACCAATGCCCAAAAAGCAATTCGTACAAATGATATTGAAAATGTTGGAAAAACTGCTCGTCACCATACAATGTTTGAAATGCTTGGAAATTTCTCAATTGGTGATTACTTCCGTAACGAAGCAATTGCTTTTGGTTGGGAATTATTGACCAGTTCAGAATGGTTTGATTTTCCAGCTGAAAAGCTTTATATCACTTACTATCCAGATGATAAAGATACCTTCAATCGGTGGGTAGAGGTTGGTGTTGACCCATCACATCTTATCCCAATTGAAGATAACTTCTGGGAAATTGGTGCGGGTCCTTCAGGCCCTGACACCGAAATTTTCTTTGATCGTGGAGAAATTTATGATCCAGAAAACGTTGGCTTGAAATTATTGGCAGAAGATATCGAAAATGACCGTTATATCGAGATTTGGAACATCGTTCTTTCACAATTCAATGCTAATCCAGCAATTCCTCGTTCAGAATATCCTGAATTGCCACAAAAAAATATTGATACGGGCATGGGCTTGGAGCGTATGGTCTGCATTATCCAAGGCGGAAAAACTAACTTTGATACTGACTTGTTCTTGCCAATCATTCGCGAAATCGAAAGACTATCTGGTAAAACTTACAGTCCCGACACAGAAAATATGAGCTTTAAAGTCATTGCTGACCATATCCGCTCACTTTCATTTGCAATTGGTGATGGTGCTTTGCCAGGAAATGAAGGACGTGGTTATGTTCTTCGTCGTCTGCTTCGTCGTGCTGTTATGCACGGTAAAAAATTGGGCATTCAAGGTAAATTCTTGGCATCACTGGTGCCAACGGTTGGTAAAATTATGCAATCTTACTATCCAGAAGTCCTTGAAAAACAAGATTTCATCATGCAAATCATTGATCGCGAAGAAGAAACATTCAACCGTACGATTGATGCAGGTCAAAAACTGATTGATGAGTTGTTAGTTAATCTTAAAGCCGAAGGTAAAGATACCCTTGACGGAGTAGATATTTTCCGCCTGTACGACACCTATGGGTTCCCTGTGGAATTAACCGAAGAACTAGCAGAAGATGAAGGCTTCAAGATTGATCACGAAGGTTTCAAAGCAGCTATGAAAGAACAACAAGACCGTGCGCGTGCTGCCGTTGTCAAAGGTGGGTCTATGGGTTCACAAAATGAAACCCTGTCATCAATCGAGGTAGAATCAATCTTCCTTTATGATGAACATCAAGCTCAAGCTAAACTTTTGGTTGCCGTAAAAGAAGACGAAAAAGTTGAAACCGTGACAGGTCATGCCCAATTGGTCTTTGATGTGACACCTTTTTACGCTGAAATGGGTGGACAAGTTGCTGACCATGGTGTAATTAAAAACGCAGCTGGACAAGTAGTAGCTAATGTTGTCGATGTGCAACACTCACCACACGGGCAAAACTTGCACGCTGTTGAAATTTTATCAACATTGAAAGTTGGCGAAAGCTATACCTTAGAAATCGATGAAGCACGTCGTAATGCTGTTGTGAAAAACCACACGGCAACTCACTTACTTCATGCTGCTTTACATACTGTGGTTGGGAATCATGCTTTGCAGGCCGGCTCACTCAATGAAACAGACTTCTTACGTTTTGACTTTACTCACTTTGCTCAAGTAACCAAAGAGGAGTTAGCAGCAATTGAACAAGAAGTTAACGAAAAAATTTGGGAAAACATTGCCGTTGAAACACGCACGGACTTGACGGTTGACCAAGCTAAAGAACTGGGAGCAGCAGCACTTTTTGGTGAAAAATACGGGAAAAATGTCCGTGTTGTCATCATTGGCGATTATTCTATCGAACTTTGTGGGGGAACACATACTCAAAGTACTTCTGAGATTGGTCTGTTCAAGATTGTTAAAGAAGAAGGAATTGGCTCTGGTGTGCGTCGAATCATTGCTGTAACTGGTCAAAAGGCTTATGAAGCTTTCAAAAATGCTGAGAATACTTTGGCTGAAGTAGCAACGGTTGTAAAAGCGCCACAAGCATCACAAGTTGTAGCAAAAGTATCAAGCCTTCAAGAAGAATTTAAAACACTCCAAAAAGAGAATGATGCCTTAGCTGGAAAATTGGCAGCTTCACAATCAGATGAAATTTTTAAAGATGTGAAAACAGCTGGCGACACAAGCTTTATTGCAAGTCAAGTGACAGTTCCTGATGCTAACGGCTTACGTAACTTGGCAGATATTTGGAAACAAAAAGAACTATCAGATGTGCTGGTTTTAGTTGCTAAGATTGGTGAAAAAGTAAGTCTCTTGGTTGCTTCTAAATCTTCAGTGGTTAAAGCTGGTAATTTAGTCAAAGAACTCGCTCCGTTTGTTGACGGTCGAGGTGGCGGAAAACCAGATATGGCCATGGCCGGTGGTTCAAACGCTTCTGGGATTCCAGAACTTTTAGCTGCTGTCTCTGAGAAATTAGTATAA
- a CDS encoding peptidylprolyl isomerase PrsA, which yields MKLKKLGLVIATVFAGAALVTLTGCSSNSSTDKDIITMKGDTIRVSDLYKEAKDFPSMPTTTLLQNLTFDKIFSKDFGKEVTDKDVAAQVKKIKSQYGEQFSSALQQQGLTEASFTPYMRTQMLEQAAIEHEIKATQYTDANLKKAWATYHPDVTAYVVAETSKDAATKALEAAKKDDAGKAAFEKTNAASKMTFNSTTTTVPAAVQTAAFKLKNGEFSDVIEATNSSTGSSSYYLVEMVKTSDKGTDMNKYKKELKAVIKSEKEQDSTYVAGVISKYLKKNNVTVKETAFSSLFSQFTATSSTSSSTK from the coding sequence TTGAAATTAAAAAAACTCGGATTAGTCATCGCTACAGTCTTTGCAGGTGCAGCGCTTGTTACCCTTACTGGTTGCTCAAGTAATAGTTCAACTGACAAGGATATCATCACCATGAAAGGTGACACCATTCGTGTTTCTGATTTATACAAAGAAGCTAAAGATTTCCCGTCAATGCCTACTACAACATTGCTCCAAAACCTTACTTTTGACAAAATTTTCAGCAAAGATTTTGGTAAAGAAGTGACAGACAAAGACGTTGCTGCACAAGTTAAGAAAATTAAGAGTCAATATGGCGAACAATTCTCATCAGCTTTGCAACAACAAGGCTTGACAGAAGCAAGCTTTACGCCATATATGCGTACACAAATGTTAGAACAAGCCGCAATTGAACATGAAATCAAAGCAACTCAATATACGGATGCTAACCTTAAAAAAGCATGGGCAACTTATCATCCAGATGTGACTGCCTACGTTGTTGCAGAAACATCAAAAGATGCGGCTACAAAAGCTTTAGAAGCAGCTAAAAAAGATGATGCTGGTAAAGCAGCATTTGAAAAAACAAACGCAGCAAGCAAGATGACTTTCAATTCTACCACAACAACAGTTCCAGCGGCAGTTCAAACAGCGGCGTTTAAGTTGAAAAATGGTGAATTTTCAGATGTCATTGAAGCGACAAATTCATCAACTGGCTCATCAAGCTACTATCTTGTCGAAATGGTTAAAACTTCTGACAAAGGTACTGACATGAACAAGTACAAAAAAGAGCTTAAAGCAGTAATCAAATCTGAAAAAGAACAAGATTCAACTTATGTAGCAGGCGTTATTTCTAAATACCTGAAGAAAAATAACGTAACAGTGAAAGAAACAGCATTCTCATCACTGTTCTCACAATTTACAGCAACATCATCAACAAGCTCATCAACTAAATAA
- a CDS encoding O-methyltransferase: MVETYKRTSNPMMNRPVVKPELVEWMRESQTQLSGEITNVLEFAQTNNIPVIPHETVLYFQMLLSLMRPQRILEIGTAIGFSALMMSESAPNAEIVTIDRNPEMIALAKENLKQYDHRKQIILKEGDAAEVLTELTGTFDIIFMDSAKSKYVEFLPRALELLSDNGVILMDDIFQAGEILVPIMEIKRSQRALERGLRRLFDEVFNNPKYMTSVLPLGDGLLMIKKA; the protein is encoded by the coding sequence ATGGTTGAAACATATAAACGAACAAGCAATCCAATGATGAACCGTCCCGTTGTCAAACCCGAACTTGTGGAATGGATGCGGGAAAGTCAAACTCAGCTGAGTGGTGAAATCACAAATGTTCTAGAATTTGCGCAAACGAATAATATTCCGGTCATTCCTCATGAAACAGTTCTTTATTTCCAAATGCTTTTGAGCTTAATGCGTCCGCAAAGAATTTTAGAAATCGGAACAGCAATTGGTTTTTCGGCCTTGATGATGTCAGAAAGTGCTCCAAATGCAGAAATTGTCACCATTGATCGTAATCCTGAAATGATTGCCCTAGCCAAAGAAAATTTGAAACAGTATGATCATCGCAAACAAATAATTCTTAAAGAAGGCGATGCGGCCGAAGTTTTGACGGAGCTTACAGGTACTTTTGACATCATTTTCATGGATTCTGCCAAGTCAAAATATGTCGAATTTTTACCTCGAGCGTTAGAATTACTTTCAGATAATGGTGTCATTTTAATGGATGATATATTTCAAGCAGGAGAAATTTTAGTCCCAATCATGGAAATTAAACGCAGCCAACGTGCGTTAGAAAGAGGACTACGACGCCTATTCGATGAAGTGTTCAATAATCCAAAATACATGACCAGTGTCCTTCCACTTGGTGATGGGTTATTGATGATTAAAAAAGCCTAA
- the pepF gene encoding oligoendopeptidase F, whose translation MVKEREEIAEELTWDLTTIFSTDQAWEEELARVSAKLESSGKWQGASRHNLPDFEGHLLESSMILLEATETLLSTAADIEQLYVYASMKNDQDTRKAKYQEYQSKATALYVKFEAVTAFYEPEFLELSSEQYAAYLQETPKLQAFAHYFERLFAKKAHILSPKEEQLLASAGEIFSSATETFEVFDNADVRFPLVKDEKGEPLQLTHGNYISLMESKDRTVRKAAYEALYSNYQQYQHTYAKTLQTNVKVHNFKAQIRGYHSARQAALESNFVPETVYDVLLKAVHHYLPLLHRYIALRKQILGLPDLKMYDLYRPLSNLDYKFDYESGQKKAQEVLSIFGEAYAMRVKRAFDERWIDVAENVGKRSGAYSGGAYTTNAFMLLNWQETLDDLFTLVHEMGHSMHSTFTRENQPYVYGDYPIFLAEIASTTNENILTESLLNESKNDKERFALLNHWLDSFRGTVFRQSQFAEFEQIIHETDAAGEVLTSEFLNELYGKLNEKYYGLSAIENEEIQYEWARIPHFYYNFYVFQYATGFAAASFLAEKIVHGTAKDREKYLDYLKAGSSAYPLEVIAKAGVDMESGEYLEAAFKLFEKRLDELEKLVEKGVHL comes from the coding sequence ATGGTTAAAGAACGTGAAGAAATCGCTGAAGAATTAACATGGGATTTAACAACAATATTTTCAACAGATCAAGCTTGGGAAGAAGAATTGGCTCGCGTGAGCGCAAAATTAGAAAGTTCGGGGAAATGGCAAGGAGCTAGCCGACATAACCTACCAGACTTTGAGGGACATTTGCTTGAAAGCTCAATGATTCTTCTGGAAGCAACTGAGACACTATTATCCACCGCTGCTGACATCGAGCAGCTCTATGTCTACGCTTCAATGAAAAATGATCAAGACACCAGAAAAGCAAAATATCAGGAATATCAGTCAAAAGCAACAGCGCTGTATGTCAAATTTGAAGCAGTGACAGCTTTTTATGAGCCAGAATTTCTAGAACTTTCTTCTGAGCAATACGCTGCTTACCTCCAAGAAACACCAAAACTTCAAGCATTTGCTCATTACTTTGAACGCCTATTCGCTAAAAAAGCTCACATTTTAAGCCCAAAAGAAGAGCAACTCTTAGCCTCAGCTGGGGAAATTTTTTCTAGTGCCACAGAAACATTTGAGGTTTTTGATAATGCTGATGTGCGCTTTCCACTCGTAAAAGACGAGAAAGGAGAACCGCTTCAACTCACCCATGGTAATTATATTTCCCTTATGGAAAGTAAGGATCGAACAGTTCGCAAAGCAGCTTATGAAGCCCTTTACAGTAACTACCAGCAATACCAACACACTTATGCAAAAACCCTGCAAACTAATGTGAAAGTGCATAATTTCAAAGCCCAAATCAGAGGCTATCATTCTGCCCGCCAAGCCGCTTTAGAGAGTAACTTTGTTCCCGAAACAGTTTATGACGTGCTACTAAAAGCCGTGCATCATTACTTGCCACTTTTGCATCGTTATATTGCCTTACGTAAGCAAATATTGGGACTTCCAGACCTCAAAATGTACGACCTCTATCGCCCTTTATCAAATTTAGACTATAAGTTCGACTATGAATCTGGTCAAAAAAAAGCTCAAGAAGTATTGTCTATTTTTGGCGAAGCTTATGCAATGAGAGTCAAACGAGCATTTGATGAGCGATGGATTGATGTCGCTGAAAATGTTGGAAAACGTTCAGGAGCATACTCTGGTGGAGCTTACACTACCAATGCCTTTATGCTTTTAAATTGGCAAGAAACCCTTGACGACTTATTCACGCTCGTTCATGAAATGGGTCATTCCATGCATAGTACGTTCACAAGAGAAAATCAACCTTATGTCTACGGAGATTATCCGATTTTCTTGGCTGAAATTGCTTCAACAACAAATGAAAACATCTTGACTGAAAGTCTTCTCAACGAATCTAAGAATGATAAAGAACGCTTTGCCCTGCTGAATCATTGGCTTGACAGTTTTAGAGGTACTGTGTTCCGTCAAAGCCAATTTGCCGAGTTTGAACAAATTATCCATGAAACAGATGCAGCTGGCGAAGTTTTAACTAGTGAGTTTTTGAACGAACTTTACGGAAAACTTAATGAAAAGTACTATGGCTTGTCTGCTATTGAAAACGAAGAAATTCAATACGAATGGGCAAGAATTCCGCATTTTTACTATAATTTTTATGTTTTTCAATATGCCACAGGATTTGCAGCAGCTAGCTTTCTAGCAGAAAAAATTGTTCACGGAACAGCAAAAGATCGTGAAAAGTACCTAGATTACTTAAAAGCAGGATCTTCAGCCTACCCCTTAGAGGTCATTGCTAAGGCAGGAGTTGATATGGAATCTGGCGAATATCTTGAAGCAGCATTCAAACTCTTTGAAAAACGTTTGGATGAACTAGAAAAATTAGTTGAAAAAGGAGTCCATCTTTAA
- a CDS encoding competence protein CoiA: MLTAFDENKKLINLLENRPESLKGKYFCPACRSELSLKNGAIKTPHFAHKSLQACDLALENESAQHLGLKKELYEWFKQDEKVEIERYLPALNQRPDLLVNDKIAIEIQCSYLSLKRLKERSENYRQHGYRVLWLMGKDLWMQERLTELQKNLLYFSENRGFYYWELDLEKQKLRLKSLIHEDLQGHLLYLTDEFSFKKAPLLSLLRRPYQRQKLQSITVPKGQSSERFIRQQLFHRSAKWLKIQEIYYQKGENLLTKNFQKSFFAPPGLNLLTVSKLELPSVNFCQITQNISEYYQNFWENFTEKYTENLYPPRFYAIMKERENEKNQVKA, encoded by the coding sequence ATGCTAACAGCTTTTGATGAAAATAAAAAACTTATAAATCTTTTAGAAAATAGACCGGAATCCTTGAAAGGAAAGTATTTTTGTCCCGCTTGTCGTTCTGAACTTTCCCTAAAAAATGGAGCCATAAAAACTCCTCATTTTGCTCACAAAAGTTTACAAGCCTGTGATTTAGCACTTGAAAATGAATCCGCTCAACATTTAGGTTTAAAAAAAGAACTTTATGAATGGTTTAAGCAAGATGAAAAAGTAGAGATTGAACGCTATCTGCCTGCATTAAATCAACGACCAGACTTACTTGTCAACGACAAAATTGCTATCGAAATTCAGTGTTCTTACCTATCTCTAAAAAGGCTCAAAGAGCGCAGTGAAAATTATCGCCAACATGGTTATCGTGTGCTTTGGTTGATGGGAAAAGACTTATGGATGCAAGAGCGATTGACTGAACTGCAAAAAAATCTTCTTTATTTTTCAGAAAATAGAGGTTTTTACTATTGGGAATTAGATCTCGAAAAACAAAAACTAAGATTAAAATCACTCATTCACGAAGATTTGCAAGGGCATTTACTTTATTTGACGGACGAATTTTCTTTTAAAAAAGCGCCCTTATTATCACTCTTGCGCCGCCCTTATCAGCGTCAAAAATTACAGAGCATTACCGTGCCCAAAGGGCAATCATCAGAACGTTTTATCCGTCAGCAACTTTTCCATCGTTCCGCAAAATGGCTCAAAATACAAGAAATATATTACCAAAAGGGAGAGAATTTGCTGACGAAAAATTTTCAGAAGTCTTTTTTTGCTCCACCAGGCTTAAATTTACTGACCGTCAGTAAATTGGAACTTCCGTCAGTGAATTTCTGTCAAATTACTCAAAATATCAGCGAGTATTACCAAAATTTTTGGGAAAATTTTACAGAAAAATACACTGAAAACCTCTACCCACCGCGTTTCTATGCTATAATGAAAGAACGTGAAAACGAAAAAAATCAGGTCAAAGCTTAG
- a CDS encoding YdcF family protein, protein MDNGLFIVGAILTLFFAGLTFLFGWKLRHLKDLRTLRLGRLAFFYLLFLWVTINGVIGSGLVLTNLHLEIFVFLFIAELIFIGVFPLVIGVVVPISIVVLTVRMWRRESKSIGNLLLPIVVLLFLLVDWIYLSLGHLPDSWLWLRILGMVFPVLSVYLAWQFGIFFLSSWVYGRRVRKVSASYHVVLGAGLIEGERVGKLLGNRIRAAVNAVRNQSTILVFSGGQGADEKISEAQAMQKYAVESLGFPIERTRLEDKSRTTYENLVFSSELVKSKFLFFTSDYHVFRAALFAARLGLEAEGGRGGKTAMYYRVPAFIREFIAVMNTERKKHMIWVGLIVAFFVILAIGTVILRQINLHH, encoded by the coding sequence ATGGATAATGGCTTATTTATTGTAGGAGCGATTTTAACCTTATTTTTTGCTGGATTAACTTTTCTTTTTGGCTGGAAGTTGCGGCATTTAAAGGATTTACGAACCTTACGTTTGGGTAGGTTGGCGTTTTTTTACTTACTCTTTCTTTGGGTTACAATCAATGGGGTTATTGGTTCAGGGCTTGTTTTGACGAATTTACATCTGGAAATTTTCGTTTTCTTATTTATTGCGGAACTGATTTTTATTGGGGTTTTTCCTTTGGTTATTGGGGTGGTCGTTCCTATTAGTATCGTTGTTTTAACAGTTAGAATGTGGCGGCGAGAGTCAAAATCCATTGGTAACTTGCTCCTTCCTATCGTTGTGCTCTTGTTTTTACTTGTGGATTGGATTTATCTTTCTTTGGGACATTTGCCAGATAGTTGGCTTTGGTTACGTATTTTGGGGATGGTTTTCCCTGTGTTATCAGTGTATTTAGCTTGGCAATTTGGCATTTTTTTCTTGTCAAGCTGGGTTTACGGGCGGCGAGTTCGCAAAGTTTCTGCTTCTTATCACGTGGTGCTTGGTGCGGGTCTGATTGAAGGGGAACGTGTTGGTAAACTGTTAGGAAATCGGATTCGAGCCGCGGTCAATGCCGTTCGTAATCAATCAACAATTCTGGTATTTTCTGGAGGGCAAGGGGCAGATGAAAAGATTTCTGAAGCGCAAGCCATGCAGAAATATGCGGTTGAAAGCCTTGGCTTTCCAATAGAGCGTACGAGACTTGAGGATAAGTCACGAACAACCTATGAAAATCTTGTTTTTTCTTCTGAATTGGTCAAAAGCAAGTTTCTCTTCTTTACTTCTGATTATCATGTTTTTCGTGCCGCTTTATTTGCAGCCCGCTTGGGACTGGAAGCTGAAGGAGGACGCGGCGGAAAGACCGCGATGTATTACCGAGTGCCGGCGTTTATTCGAGAATTTATTGCTGTGATGAATACTGAACGAAAAAAACACATGATTTGGGTGGGATTGATTGTTGCTTTCTTTGTTATTTTGGCAATTGGCACAGTTATTTTGCGTCAAATTAACCTTCATCATTAA